A part of Limihaloglobus sulfuriphilus genomic DNA contains:
- a CDS encoding TRAP transporter substrate-binding protein, with protein MIRFGNLAVLAALLAVYGAEARTLRLAHGLNTEHPVHKGMVYMARRVEEISDGKLKIKIYPSEQLGNEKECIEALQLGYLAMTKTSSATMELFVEDYCVLGVPYLFRDSEHFWKVAMGPIGKEILDSGISKRLKGLCYYDAGARSFYARKPILSPADLCRDGKVLKVRVQNSPMATEMVNVMGGAATPIPWGELYSALDQGVVDAAENNPPSLYVSRHYEICKYYCLDEHARVPDILVISSRVWNSLSGEEQKWLEQAADESVAHQKKLWAEFEEFSLKEVAKNGVEIIEVEKQPFIDSVKPIWEKYKDGRVGELIRRIVEVE; from the coding sequence ATGATCAGGTTTGGTAATCTGGCTGTCTTGGCGGCCTTGCTTGCGGTTTATGGCGCAGAAGCGAGAACACTTCGTCTGGCGCATGGTCTAAATACCGAGCACCCCGTGCACAAAGGCATGGTGTATATGGCCCGGCGAGTCGAAGAAATATCTGACGGTAAGCTCAAAATTAAGATATATCCGTCTGAACAACTCGGCAATGAAAAAGAATGCATCGAGGCACTTCAGCTTGGTTATCTGGCAATGACAAAGACTTCTTCGGCGACAATGGAGCTTTTTGTAGAAGATTACTGTGTGCTCGGGGTGCCGTATCTGTTCAGAGATTCAGAGCATTTCTGGAAGGTTGCCATGGGCCCGATAGGAAAAGAGATACTGGATTCAGGTATTTCAAAGCGGCTAAAGGGTTTATGTTATTATGACGCCGGCGCACGCAGTTTTTATGCACGCAAGCCTATACTGTCTCCGGCAGATTTATGCCGCGATGGCAAAGTTCTGAAGGTTCGTGTTCAGAACAGTCCAATGGCGACTGAGATGGTAAATGTGATGGGAGGTGCCGCGACTCCAATACCATGGGGGGAGCTGTATTCAGCGCTCGACCAGGGAGTGGTTGACGCCGCGGAAAACAATCCGCCCTCACTGTATGTTTCCCGCCATTATGAGATATGCAAGTATTACTGTCTCGACGAACATGCCCGGGTTCCTGATATACTGGTTATCAGCAGCAGGGTATGGAACAGTCTAAGCGGTGAAGAACAGAAATGGCTTGAGCAGGCAGCTGACGAGTCCGTGGCTCATCAGAAGAAACTCTGGGCTGAATTTGAAGAGTTCTCTCTAAAGGAAGTCGCCAAAAACGGCGTTGAGATTATCGAGGTCGAGAAACAGCCGTTTATTGACAGTGTAAAACCGATCTGGGAAAAATACAAGGATGGCAGAGTTGGAGAGTTGATTAGGCGAATTGTGGAGGTTGAATGA
- a CDS encoding TRAP transporter small permease, producing the protein MMLHFIKQIKLALDRILEGIVIIAMSLLVFDVLWQVFARKVLENPSKWTEEAATFLLVWVALLGAAVALGRGAHLGIDYFTGKLALAKRIKIETAAFTLIFLFSAYVMVYGGWDFVSTTLELGQVSASLGIKMGYIYLAVPVSGVFMCIYSFMGIAERLSGRADIPVSDQDNDGEVSK; encoded by the coding sequence ATGATGCTTCATTTTATTAAACAGATCAAGCTGGCACTCGACAGGATTCTCGAGGGAATTGTAATAATAGCTATGTCACTGCTTGTTTTTGACGTGCTCTGGCAGGTATTTGCCCGTAAAGTCCTTGAAAACCCGAGTAAATGGACAGAAGAAGCAGCAACATTTCTGCTTGTATGGGTTGCCCTTCTTGGAGCCGCGGTTGCTCTGGGCCGCGGGGCACATCTCGGCATAGATTACTTTACCGGCAAACTGGCCCTGGCTAAACGAATCAAAATAGAGACAGCCGCCTTTACGCTGATTTTTTTGTTCTCCGCTTATGTTATGGTTTACGGCGGCTGGGATTTTGTCAGCACAACCCTTGAGCTGGGCCAGGTGTCAGCTTCTCTGGGTATAAAGATGGGTTACATATATCTGGCAGTTCCAGTAAGTGGTGTTTTTATGTGTATATACAGTTTTATGGGAATAGCCGAGAGGCTCAGCGGCAGGGCAGATATACCAGTATCTGATCAGGATAATGACGGGGAGGTTTCAAAATGA
- a CDS encoding TRAP transporter large permease — protein MSLAVVVLVLAFVTLLIMNVPVAFCMGIATVLAFLFMQAPAAVATAHNIASGIDSFTLLAIPFFILSGLLMGHGGIARRLIDFANVLVGRFKGGLAMVNILTCMFFGAISGSAAAAVSSVGGFMIPMMNKHGYDRDFNTSVTVTAATTGLLIPPSNVMIVYSLATGGAVSIAGMFIAGILPGVLVGIGLMVVSLYFSIKNNYGEGERASAGEAVMKFFQAIPALLLIIIVMGGILAGWFTATEASAVAVAWSFLLAVVFYREVKITELPSLMLKCGVMTSVVFLLIGTSMAMSWVLAAENVPQNISAALVSLTDNKYILLLLINMILLAVGTFMDMTPAVLIFTPIFLPIVRNLGIHPLHFGIILIMNLCIGLCTPPVGTCLFLGCGIGETTVANVMRKIIPFFIAMVITLLLCTYISWITLFLPGISGFI, from the coding sequence ATGAGTTTAGCTGTTGTAGTTCTTGTACTGGCATTTGTTACACTTCTTATTATGAATGTTCCTGTAGCGTTTTGTATGGGTATAGCTACAGTGCTGGCGTTTCTCTTTATGCAGGCTCCGGCCGCTGTGGCTACCGCGCACAATATCGCATCCGGAATTGACAGTTTCACCTTGCTGGCGATACCCTTTTTTATTCTTTCAGGGCTTCTTATGGGCCATGGCGGAATTGCCCGGCGGCTGATTGATTTTGCTAATGTTCTTGTAGGCCGTTTTAAAGGCGGTCTGGCGATGGTTAATATACTGACATGTATGTTCTTTGGTGCTATAAGCGGTTCAGCCGCCGCGGCGGTATCAAGTGTGGGCGGTTTCATGATACCGATGATGAATAAGCACGGCTATGACCGTGATTTCAACACATCTGTAACGGTAACCGCCGCTACGACGGGGCTTTTAATACCGCCGAGCAATGTCATGATTGTTTATTCTCTTGCTACCGGCGGGGCAGTGTCTATTGCGGGCATGTTCATAGCCGGTATCCTGCCGGGGGTGCTGGTTGGTATTGGTCTGATGGTTGTCAGTCTTTATTTTTCCATTAAAAACAACTACGGAGAGGGCGAAAGAGCTTCGGCGGGCGAGGCTGTAATGAAGTTTTTCCAGGCGATACCGGCTCTTCTGCTGATCATCATTGTAATGGGCGGAATACTCGCCGGCTGGTTTACGGCTACCGAAGCCTCGGCAGTTGCGGTCGCGTGGTCATTTCTGCTGGCGGTTGTTTTTTACCGTGAGGTTAAAATCACCGAGCTTCCCTCGCTGATGCTTAAATGCGGGGTGATGACATCGGTAGTGTTCCTGCTGATTGGTACAAGCATGGCGATGTCCTGGGTTTTGGCCGCAGAGAACGTGCCGCAGAACATCAGCGCTGCGCTGGTAAGCCTTACGGACAATAAGTATATACTGCTGCTGCTGATAAATATGATTCTGCTGGCAGTCGGTACCTTTATGGATATGACTCCGGCTGTTCTGATTTTTACGCCGATATTTCTGCCGATTGTGCGGAATCTGGGGATACATCCGCTCCATTTTGGGATTATCCTGATAATGAACCTCTGTATCGGGCTGTGCACACCGCCGGTTGGAACATGTCTGTTTCTCGGCTGCGGCATAGGTGAAACAACAGTGGCTAATGTGATGAGAAAAATCATACCCTTTTTTATTGCTATGGTAATTACGCTGCTTCTATGCACTTACATCAGCTGGATCACTCTGTTTCTGCCGGGAATTTCGGGCTTTATTTAA